The Montipora foliosa isolate CH-2021 chromosome 1, ASM3666993v2, whole genome shotgun sequence DNA segment GAGCAGTAGAAAAGAGCGTCACGAGATCGGTATTTTCCAAACCAtagagccacaaaaaatgttatctcGTGATCAGAATGTTTTAACCACAGTCTGAAATTAACGGTCCGTGACGTGGGCTGAAAAAAGGCCCttgtccacggacgtctgagatcgatagtacATGAAgaaagggggtgtttacatgagaccagGACAAACTCAAACCGGCGTGAGTTCGTATCGGCCTCAATACATTgttttttatgcgtttacatgaccggtaacaatgacaatgacaatgaactCAGGCcggtctgacttcgtctcggttgctggaccaAGACGAGAAATTCTCGTACCGGTCTCAGTTCGTACCGTTgtcatgtaaatgacaacaaatctcagaccgggtccaCAAATTTCAtgcctgtatgcttttgggtcagccatatatttatTAGAAAATACATATCGTTTCATCCCGAAACCAGCTGCAGGCACCAAGCATctcgtcccggtttcatgtaaataCCCTCTAAGTtgcaggtgacataaattactctGTTCTAGTCTCACAGATATGGTTTGTATTATGTTTTTGACCGTCACCAAGGGgaaggaccccccccccccctggctacgcccctgtcCATAGAGGCGTCCacattgcgtccataactgcgaggatcatagttttacttcatttcatatccgcagatcagtatgtgattcatttcatatgtgaTTTCGTTCATTGACAAGAATAATTGAGGTCCATTATAAATTAGGACCTTAGTATGGTTCCCGGCTAGGCTCCAAAGATTGCTTTGTGTGAAATCCAGCTAGGTTGGTTTGAAATCCGCTCTGACGAGATGCAGTTACTTCGAGGGTCACTGGCAAAATATGGTTATTGAAGGTGGAGAGATTCAGCTGCGTAAAGAAAGGTATGTGAGGTTATAATTAGGTACCTCAAGCAAGGGCTTTTTTTGAGTGACAGGGCAGCAACCAAAAGTGCTTGTTCTGCTTTTTTGATCGACAGTTTTAGCCCCAAATTTTTTTGACGGTCCGTGTAAGAGTAAATACACTAAGGAATAGAAACGTGGTAGGTATCACACAGACAGACTAAAAGAAAATAGTAAACTCCTCACCTCAGTACGTTTTCCGTCCGCCGATCAAAACACCTTCAAAAAAATCTTTTTATAACAGTGCAATTGACGTAACTATTTCTAAGACAATTAATATTTTGGTCTTTTCGCAAGCTATTGTAATGCGAGGAGGCTACACCAATCAGAGTTTCAAAGGAGAAAATAATATGAACAATAATTTATGACGCCTCTCATATGGTTTCTTAATTTCTCTCATTGTACCATTAAAAGTACATTTCCTTGATTAAACCAGGACCCACCTCTGACATCTCTTTCTGGGATACTTCATCTCTTCTAAgcgcttttgtttttgtttaaggACATAAACTATATCAAAATGATATTTCGCCCAAGCATCGCATGATAACTTGCAGTGCGGTTTGGTGAGCTACAATACTTGGGATTTGAAAGGtcaattcttttgttgaaaCGACTTGGTTGTTGATGTACGTGAAGTTAAAAGACCCCCCACCCCCTAGTTGACTTAGTAGGTTGAGCATTGGACTAGTTTCTGTGAGGTcgcggccagaccaacactcagggttttTAAACaatgaggagaaagtgccgcctttgtaatgacatctgctaATGGTTGGACTCAGTCTCTAGTCTTCTAAGATAAGAACGATCATGAACCGTacgccccgtctcacaaccgtGGAAGAactcacacactattcgcaaagaccAGGGCATGCGGGAATTCCCGGTGATAGTCTGTTCTCTGAAGGTCGACTCCGTGTCCTGATGTTGACTCAGTCTCCGTAGGATTTGTCCCATAGTacacaaatgaaatgaaaagttTCATTGTTGACACTGTTACCTACAACAAATTTAAAGCTGAAGAAATTAAGAACAAAGGGATGTTCTTTGATACCAATGCTATTCAATGTCGCAATGTACATCCAAACTAAGCAAGCTACCAGAGTTTTTACATCAGtgagcctaggaaggcccatcaggccggcgcttatctccggtttccgtagcatgaagcgactaggagtatttatactcccccctggatgggatgctagtccatcgcagggttacccccagcattacgccggtacccatttatacacctgggtggagagaggcaccgtgagagtaaagcgtcttgcccaagaacgcaacacaatgtccctggccaggccccgaacccggaccactcgatccggagtcgagcgcactaaccatgaggccaccgcgcctcccacatcCGTCGCCGGTGCCATGACATAATTCTTTCACCAGGACACCCTGTTCAACATAGCCTTTTACAGCTCTGTAATTTCCAATCCAGCGTCATCCTCTAGTACTTTCTTCAGCGACAGAGGCCATTTGGTGATAAGTAGACCAAAATTTATGGAAACAAATGcacataattagatgcacgcagatttcaataagcatcacaaagtgtccctcaaATACTGCTCAGGAAACGATAAACTGTTGgggaaagatctcatggatatacccgCCACAAATTCCCTAGGTTAagctctcattttacagattaagtctaagtgcccatttcagtgattaggtctaaactttcgtttatcttattgctatagcaatatttagttctagaaactgatttagaatggtaatttttttagagttatggttggtgtgtatatccatgagatcctaGCCAACTGTTGCATTTACGCTGACCTAGGCCTAAAAACACCCTAACCtcattgttagaaataggtagcaaaggcttagacttaaaggacactttagacaatttttttttatgtaacgAAAACGATGTACAATTTTCAAAAACCAGTTAATTTTAGTCAGCTGTATCAACTAAACAAAAGGTATTCTCGTCGAATGCGACTGCAATAGTCATTCCCCTGTTTAAAAGGATAGAAGACTGACTATTCTTCAACACAGGTTTGCGGTTAAGGGTAAAGGGTTAAGGGTTCAGTGTGACTACCTTTGATGATAGCGTCTCCTGTGGCCTTAACTAACGATATATTTCAACACTTTCTTTGTtgaggcccgttttaaacgtcgcattttacatgtgccgcatctaatgcaaatgagcgaaaacaatagatttttctcgtttgcattagattcggcacatgtaaaatgcaacgattaaaacgggccttagttTTACAATGATCTCCTCACTAATTTCGACTTCTTACAAAATTATAGAACTTGTATCTAAAAATTCTAAATTGCCAACACTAACCTTAGGAATCAACAATATGTTTCTCCAACTTTTTAGCGCACGATTCTGATAAGTCTGAAGTGTCAGCGGTCTCCTCACCCAAACCAGTCCAAAATGGGCGTGGAGGGGCGAGAGGGACGTCTGAATACTCAATGTTGTCCCGTTACATCACGTACTTTTACGAAAATGGTAAGTAATCTGCGATTGATAAAGAATTCAAACGTCTTGCAATGCGCTTTTCAAAATTAGACTGCGGCTACTTATTGGCTAGTTGTGCCTACTCTAGTTTCAAACCAAGGCAAGGCGCTGGAGGGAAGGCACTGAAGTATTCGAGGCAAGCTCACACAATTAATGCGTTCCTCACGTTTGGGTTAACGCAGTTAAAAGACGGGAAGAGCAAGCACTGTTATTACTTGGTTTCTGGACATGGTTCCAATTCAACTGATTTTGACAAGTCTCTAATCTACTAACTCGCACCATTTGTTGTGAACGAAATGTGTCAGAAAAAAGGGAAGAGTTACACTGCCGCCGTGGTGGTGACTTCTCCTTTGATTTCATTAACCAAACTTGAACACCAGATGAAATCTCGCCAAGATTTTTGCACAGGTCCCTAATTAATTAAGATGCGTATGCTCCTTCTTTTATGAAAACAACAGCggtaacaatagacgtcctttggaacagtggcgctttgttctttttataggtgatttgcaaccaatctctatagagacacagataacaatgatgtaaatagaggatattacatggccgcgcggggatacgaattttatcttcgagtgctgaaagtatctctcacgagtgagcggagcgaacgagtgagagatactttcagcatgagaagataaaattcgtatccccaagcggccatgtaatgttctgtttattgtatagatattgatgaaatgtctagatttaaaaccacttgtttttctcattttcgaaatgatgaaaaagtggtcaccaaccgctaaaacacgcatgttatGTAAAATGTTAATGtcgtagagaagaattatattaaagcacaaaagtatcgtacaatgaagaggaagctcgtgTTCtcttggctaatcgtgttcgttatcatgacgacacctatatcttcacatgtgaaagataaaaatgatatgttcactgcgcgcagtgaagatatgattttttagtaaaaggagaaatcctggtatttcatcattatctatataataatgtacaattgctggtagacgaacaaaagaagctaatgagagatcttttgttttcgtccaccaacatggcgacaatgacgtaacgtgaaaaccactcattaggcccgtttcaaacgtcgaacttttcatgtgccgaatctaatgcaaatgagaaaaatctattgtttcgctcatttgcattacggGACATGAatagttcgacgtttgaaacgggccttataCGGACTTTAGAAAAACCGGTCGAATTTGCGTCTGAAATACGGCAAATTGAACATTCTTTCTTGCTGTTTTAGCAAATTCCTGCAATTTTAGCGATTTTTCAGTATTACAATAAGCGGAAGAAGTGGACTTTCTAATAAATTTTgcaatagggttcagattctcaAATGTAACAAacagaccaaataaaagtaccGTTATCAAAAATTCAATGCCTACCTGCCCTTTTTTCGGTGTGTTGTCTTTTCCCTCTGTTTGCGAATTCGCCGAAGCACTGCAAAGTGTACGAGGCACACTTCTTTTTACTCAAAACCATGCATGTAATTCAATGCCCTGCTTAACTATGAGATTATGATAGCATTCTCTTATAGGCAATCGTAATAAATACAACAAACTCCTCAAATATCGGCACTAAAGCACgggacatggaatgggaaatcACCGGACGAAACGCGCGGCCttcggcctcaaacgaaaaccctgccGGCAAATATATGCCTCTTTCAGCTCGGTCGTGGGTCAAAATTATGGCTATTTTTGCTGACTTACGTAACATTTTGGTacagaaaaagtgaaaaatcgagAGAATTTGGTAAAATATGGTTGTTGAAGGTGGTCTGAGATTCATCTgagtaaagaaaaatatttgaggttaGGACCTTAAGGAAGGGCTTTTTGAGTGACAGGGCAGCAACCAAAAATGCTTTGTGTTCTGCATTTTTGATCATGGCGACAGTTTTAAGCACAGATAGAGCATATCtgtatctccgagcatttaccctcccaaccatgatgcaccacagaagacagaacTACATGCCccactctttgcgacaagtgtgtgggttcttttacatcccacagggttatgaacattgaagggttgtgagaggGGACCTACGCTTTATCGTCCTTATGCGAGAAGACTAGAgggtctaatcatttgcaggtgtaattacaaaggcattactttctcctcggttatttaaagaccctgagtgttggtccagccgagTTGAGCTCACTGCTTCCCACCTTTAATGTGGTTCATAACAAGATAGGATGTTAAACTGAAAACCCATGATATTCGCGAAGACCAGGGCATggaattcccggtgttgtgggtTGTTGTATAGCTTGTTCTCTGTTACGTTCACTAACCCTCGGAGGTTCACCTGGTGCAATGGACTCGGTGTCCTGATGTTGACTCAGTCTCCATAGGATTTGTCCCATAGTacacaaatgaaatgaaacgtttcattgttaacactgtTACCGAGAATAAATTTAAAGCTGAAAAAAGTTTAGGAACAAAGAGATATCTTTTTCAGCCTTGTTTTATACAAAAATCTCTTAAGAACTATGCAAAATTGCCACGAATACCGATGCTTTCTCTTCCTATCCGTTACCTCTCAAAACAAGTCTTCGGGCTATAATTCTAACTGGGTTGAACTCAGAAAAATTAAGAGTAAGTTTTAGATAGAGAAAACGGAGCTGCCTCACACGTAAACGAATAAAATGTCAGTTTGCTGCTTACACTTCTGCGAATGAATTTGGAGACAGAAAaactgagtttttttttttgttttttttttccgaacgACTCGGCCTTCGTCTTTCCTAGTGCATATAACAAAGATGTGAGATTATTACTTGAGATGAAATCAGTTAGTCCGTACTGactagagtgttttcacgtgacgtcacggcggccatgttggtgttcctaaacaatggaatGGTGGccctgattggtcgagagcattcaatcaattcacaatagcttgtgaacttgacatgataaacgTAATATCTACTGCAGacattacatttatcatgtcaatcgtctgcctggttactaagccccttggagtgttctcctcagaaacaaaatggttgaacgcttcgcttctgtttctgaggatgaattatgtgaaaaatgtataataaaacaattattgaattcggttttcgcatgatatcatgaaatatataaacctcgtgtctgtgttatctgcctcagccttcggcagataacacagacctcggttttgataattcatgatatcatgctcaacctcatccaataattgtttattataatgcaaacgttttcttttcggtggcaaaacaaggttactgatcacgtgagtgaaaacactctatatacCAAATCGGCTAACACAATGTTGTACCCAGTTCAAACCCTATAGGTATTTCCACATCATTgaagggtgcgttcctttgggataatccgaaaaaggatcactgatccaagatcacttggatcatggtacatcaaaggaactggAAAATCCTTTCCCAGAATGGATTTATTGTTCGTTTGATGCACCGTGATTCAAGTGATCCTGGATTAGTGGTCCTTTTTTGGATCATCCCAAAGGGACGCACCCTAAGAATGCTAACTcctcgggagatttgaattgggtacaacacagagtcagccgatttggtctatcaAAATTGGGTCTTCGAAAGGAGATTTTTTCTTCAGTGAAGTTCTGCCTTCATTGTATTCATAAAggggtcagtgtaaaacgcagactgcagactgcagaccgggggtaaaatgcagactgaggttataatttaactgttgaaaaagtccaaacccattagaaatgctaacagttaagcctaaatattgttttaggtctcattaggcctaaggttagcatttcttaggggtttgggctttttcaacatttacgttataacctcagtcttcattttacccctggtctgcagtgtgcgttttacactgaccgattcaCAAAGGTTCTTTATTTGTGCAAGAGACTTCAAGGAGTTATAGTGAACTTGCCAGGTTGGTGTGGCCCCCCGGTTTGCAAACCAGACGGAAGCTTTGTAGAAGTTCAATGTTGTGCTAGTTCAGATAAGTGTTACTGTGTAGTCAGGGTAGGCAGGGAGGTACAAGGAACTCGACAGAAGGGACTACCGGACTGCAAAGGTGAGATCTCAGAAACGTAAAATATGCAtgtatgttatttgccagctgagAGGTCCGTATGGCGAAAAACTGAAACCGAGGTGAAGTCTTGAAATGCTGCCCGAGACCACAAACCGAgtgcagctttttcaagaccgaggtcatAGTTTATAGCTCGCTAcacggaccgacccttagctggtaaataacttatttataacTTATCAAAGTGCGAACAAGCAAGGCGCAAGTCATTGGCTAATGGGACGTTATTTGGGCAGTTTGTACCAACATGTAGAGCGGATGGGTCATATGAGCCCACGCAATCCTCGCCCGGCACGGGATAGTGTTGTTGTGTTGATAAGAATGTTGAAATGCTAGACGGCTCCTTCGTCCGATTCAAGCATCCGAAATGCTAGCATGGTGGATCGAGAGCATGTGTATGTATCGGTATGTAATATATTTCAATGGCACTGACAACAGACGATTGTTGTAAGTGTTGACATCAAAATGTCGTAGTTAAAGGGAACCTCAActccacccccctccccccctccgtGTATCACAGTTTCCAGGGTTTATACTACGCCATAGaaaatacagccaatcagaatgcggGAAGCCGTTATACATTCGTCAGTACTCCACCGAACTTTCCCATTGATCAGTGCAATTCAACGGTATCACACCCAATCTTTCCATCGTGCCTTGCTGGCCACTTTATTTTCTATGGCATGGTATAAAATAgttaatgaatgaaggggtagtttctaaagaaaactgtggtgctgcgtcggtggggaagtagtgtacaaaaatttggttttatcaacggagttgataatgtaaattggctaccgtacagagattctaaaagttgacgtgtcgagcgttagcccttcgtcagagcgaatccatagcccttcgtcagagcgattcgctctgacgaagggctaacgctcgaaacgtcagcttttagaatctctgtacggtggccaatttacattatcaactccgttgataaaaccaaatttttgtataaaataGTTATGCAACTCTTTCTCGTGGTATACCGTGGAATATCCCACTCGTCacttgagaaaaaagaaaatacaagtgactCGTGGGATATTTCACGGTATACCACTCGAAAGCGTTGCATAACTATTATTTATCAAACGAGTCCATAATTAACCACTGCAAGAAAGATTTTCAAGGTATAAGCTGACGATTCTGACCATTCTTTGGCATTCATCAGAGCTGGGTGCGAAATTTAAATTATATTTCAGTTTCATTCTCTTTCGTCTTTGGGGAGATCCTCCCAAAATTACTGGCTTGATTGAAGTTCCTCTTCCTATCCGTTTCTCTCGCGAAATAATCTGTGCAAGAAAGAGTGTCATGGGGAGAGAAATACGTACAAGAGAAAAGGGAGAAAGCCAGCAAGAAGTATTCTGTTTCCTAAAGccgatgatacacggttcaacaacttgcaacatttgttgttcaacaaatgttgaacaatgttgcacaaaCGTGTCGAACGAaatagagctggtctctattttcgttcaacatcgttcaacaacattcaacgtgttgaatggcatatttcaacattcaacacgACACGACACagtgttcaacatttgttgaacaagagctgcaacatttgttgatcaacaaatgttgaaccgtgtatcatcggCATAAGACTCCAAGTATCAGTCGAATGTCCTCTTTGCCATAGCCTTTTATTTCATCCGCGTGTAttctttttgcatttaaaaaatgaaagtgAATAATTTCTAAAACGAAAGTAAAGTTAAcactaaaatttacaaaaatgtcaAACTGAGTGACACGGGCGAAACCAAGTCTAAACgactaaaggcgctgttacactgtgcaatttttcgtgcaacttgtctagcaacgccatttctacaaaAGTTCGCACATTtcgaaacaagttgttttacgcgtgttacactgagcaatgattcatgcaacttgtctcgtttcgatgatcacatgaggttaaaggaacgTTTTCATTGGCGggtgccgcaaaccgttgcGACGCAAGTTGCAGGAAAGATGTCACACTGCGCCATGCTTACAAAATTCGTTCAGTGctaccgttgcggaaagtaaaactcaattctactttccgcaggggtttctgcaactggtctcgcaacgtttttggccgttgtaaggtaagttacattgggcaatgattcgtgcaacttgtctcgcaatggcgttgcgagacaagctgcacaaaaaattgcacagtgtaatgGCGCCGCCAAGCCTAAGTAAAGGTATCGCCATACAATCGTGAGGAAAAGTCGAGAAAAAGGTCGAAGAAAAAGCCACGAAAAAGTACGGAGAAAAGTCGGAAATAGACTCGAGAGTAAAGTCGggatataaaaattaaaattaataaataaaaaaaacgagAATTGAATATCGACGAAAAGGCTAAGTGGGCTCCTTATTAATTATTTCCGAATCCTCGTCTCTTTCTTTATGCaagtatttttttccatttgctCCGGTAATTACACTAGCACGAACGTTTCCACAGGCGTACTAAACTGCTGCATGTCCCGGCTTCCCATGGGTATCAAGGAAACCCTGAACCCGACACCAGAGTCACCATTCATACCAGTTAGAACAAAGGAATGCCAAGAATGGGCGCACACTTGTTTGTGCCGCTGATTACTACTTCCAAGAAAAGATCTGTGGGATCGCTGTTTGCTCGCCAACAATGACCTTGTTATACGTGAAATCACTCGGAAAAGAAGTCCTCAATTTGACTCACATCAAAGCTTGTTTCCTCAAATTTTCTGATTGAATACTTTCAGTAGAAGAAATTAATGCTTCATTTTCATCCTCAAGCTCCTGCCCAGAAAAAGAAGAGCCTTtaaaacaaggaaacaaattaaTGTATATGTACATAGTTCCATCTGTccgaaaagataaaaataaataaatacgggagcagagtacagaaccaacaaaaaTAGTGGCCAATCAGAGGCCTGAACCTGGTAGGTCAAATTTACATTTTTCACTTAAGTACGAACCCTAAAttgccggggggggggggggggaagagactcccatataaaaaggggagggatgctcgtcgtctcgcttaggggtgtaaattttggactttggtctcacttagggtgttctggggtaaaaaggtctcctttagggtttgCCATcattaatatggtctcttttaggggtcaaaaaaagcctgggccacacccagattggtctccaAGCATCCTGCCGCTTTTTATGTGAAAGTCACATTATTATAAGTAAAAAACTAACTAAATCAACCTTCAGCTTCTTCTTCAGTCTGAGTACTTCAACTTCTTGTCTAAGTGTATCTACCTAAAGGAAAAAGCAACAATACTGGttgttattaaaaactggatcattggataatgcaattcaagAGTTTCCACTGGCTTAGCCATTCAGCAAATATGTACCATGCTCTGCCAAATGGTAAACATGCACGTCATGAATTTTTGGGGGGCGTTTTTAGTTtggttttctatattttgggggcgtttttaatgctcgaggaataattgctaattattttTTGCACATTGCGACTTTTTAGCCTAACACGACTTGTTGTTACATAACGTCCTATACATGTCTTTTCCATGAACAGTACCTTAGATTGAAGTGCCTCtgccttttttctcaaaccattttccttc contains these protein-coding regions:
- the LOC138001819 gene encoding protein hook homolog isoform X1; amino-acid sequence: MQEENWLEEKATLLMSIREKEKKLKEYEQRFLPTTAHDERDIVKENGLRKKAEALQSKVDTLRQEVEVLRLKKKLKELEDENEALISSTESIQSENLRKQALM
- the LOC138001819 gene encoding uncharacterized protein isoform X2, whose product is MQEENWLEEKATLLMSIREKEKKLKEYEQRFLPTTAHDERDIVKENGLRKKAEALQSKVDTLRQEVEVLRLKKKLKALLFLGRSLRMKMKH